Proteins from a single region of Leptolyngbya sp. CCY15150:
- a CDS encoding NAD(+) kinase, which produces MPKVGIIYNDTKPVACRVATELDEKLRQLGYDVHRLSGAGGILGYSSPDDPVQRTPIEDLVPPHFDADMDFAMVLGGDGTVLAAARQVAPTGVPLLTINTGHMGFLTEAYLNQLPQAIDCVLSGDYTIEHRVMLVVQMFHNDQLAWEALCLNEMVLHREPLTSMCHFEIAIGRHAPVDIAADGVIVSTPTGSTAYALSAGGPVIAPGVPVLQLIPICPHSLASRALVFSDHELVVIHPANPDRLVMVVDGNAGCYVLPEDRVQVMRSPYSAKFIRLRPPEFFQVLREKLGWGLPHIAKPTSVELP; this is translated from the coding sequence GTGCCCAAAGTAGGCATTATATATAACGATACGAAGCCGGTCGCCTGTCGAGTTGCCACGGAGCTAGACGAAAAGCTCCGCCAGTTAGGATATGACGTGCATCGGCTGTCGGGCGCAGGAGGCATCCTTGGCTACTCCAGCCCCGATGATCCTGTTCAGCGAACTCCCATCGAGGATTTGGTTCCGCCCCATTTCGATGCAGATATGGACTTTGCCATGGTGCTGGGGGGCGATGGCACGGTGCTGGCTGCGGCTCGCCAGGTTGCGCCTACGGGCGTGCCTCTGCTCACCATCAACACCGGGCATATGGGCTTTTTGACCGAAGCCTATCTCAACCAACTACCCCAGGCGATCGACTGCGTCCTCAGCGGTGACTACACCATTGAGCATCGCGTCATGCTGGTCGTGCAAATGTTTCACAACGACCAGTTGGCCTGGGAGGCGCTGTGTTTAAACGAAATGGTGCTGCACCGAGAACCCCTGACCAGCATGTGCCATTTTGAAATTGCCATTGGCCGCCACGCCCCCGTTGATATTGCTGCCGATGGTGTGATTGTATCGACCCCCACGGGCTCCACCGCCTATGCGCTTTCGGCCGGCGGCCCTGTAATTGCGCCGGGGGTGCCGGTGCTGCAATTAATCCCCATCTGCCCCCATTCCCTAGCATCCCGAGCCCTGGTGTTTTCTGACCATGAGCTGGTGGTCATCCACCCTGCCAACCCCGATCGCTTGGTGATGGTGGTGGATGGCAATGCTGGCTGTTATGTGCTCCCCGAAGACCGGGTGCAGGTGATGCGATCGCCCTATAGTGCCAAGTTCATCCGGCTGCGCCCTCCGGAGTTCTTCCAGGTGCTGCGGGAGAAGCTGGGCTGGGGGCTGCCCCACATTGCTAAACCCACTTCCGTGGAACTACCCTAA
- a CDS encoding DUF2993 domain-containing protein: MFGGLTGFANGSKTDVGEQMLNAAASQSIRHLFSKSDAVDVAVRCYPSSKLLQGSIDSFKMTGRGLVIRRQFAVEEMSFETDAVALDVGGIFAGQIRLRQPTQAVAQVVLSEKAINDAFTADLVEKRLKNVDLEVLTQLSGGEPVSFRDVVVTLLPGNRVAIAAKTDLPNRQDVPISMKATLMIEKRRRLRFGEAEFWDEAVPAEVRSLSETLTMAFAEVLNEMVDLDRFDLDGVKLRLNRLEVEGKNLVLSGYAQIDHFPGIR; encoded by the coding sequence ATGTTTGGTGGATTGACTGGATTTGCAAATGGCTCCAAGACCGACGTTGGAGAACAGATGTTGAATGCGGCGGCGAGTCAGTCGATCCGTCACTTGTTTTCCAAAAGTGATGCGGTCGATGTCGCTGTTCGTTGCTACCCATCCAGTAAGCTACTGCAGGGCAGCATTGACAGCTTCAAGATGACGGGACGCGGTCTGGTGATTCGCCGTCAGTTTGCGGTAGAGGAAATGTCCTTTGAAACCGATGCCGTAGCTCTAGATGTTGGTGGTATTTTCGCCGGACAGATTCGTCTGCGCCAGCCCACCCAGGCGGTGGCCCAAGTGGTGCTGTCGGAAAAGGCGATTAACGATGCCTTCACGGCCGATTTAGTTGAAAAGCGCCTCAAGAACGTCGATCTAGAGGTGCTCACCCAGCTCTCGGGGGGAGAACCGGTATCGTTTCGCGACGTGGTGGTAACGCTACTGCCAGGCAATCGGGTAGCGATCGCTGCCAAGACTGATTTGCCCAACCGTCAAGATGTGCCCATTTCCATGAAGGCCACCTTGATGATCGAAAAGCGGCGACGGCTGCGGTTTGGCGAGGCAGAATTTTGGGATGAGGCCGTGCCCGCTGAGGTGCGATCGCTCTCGGAAACCTTGACCATGGCCTTTGCCGAAGTTCTCAATGAAATGGTAGATCTAGATCGGTTTGACCTTGATGGCGTCAAGCTACGCCTCAACCGATTAGAGGTTGAGGGGAAAAATCTAGTCCTGAGCGGGTATGCTCAGATTGACCATTTCCCAGGTATTCGTTAG